ACTATGGAAAGGAATTGATTGAGAAGTGTAAAATGGAACAGataagaagggaagggaagggaagggaaggaaagggaGGCAGGGACTGGGCAGTGAGTGGGAACGGGTGAGACAAATACAAAGTAACCAATTCTTATCTCGAATGGGGACTGGCGGTGCATTCACATCACATGGAACGAGCTGcagaggcttcatgcctaacaCGTCCAGCCTTTTGTATCTTGTAACAACACCATAGAAAGAGGAATCTTGGACGCTTTGTTGAGAAACCTAGAAGTAATTGAAAGGCGGGAACGGTTCGGATCGTCCTATTGATTGGGGCGGCCATTcaaaaaataatcaaacaagAGGAAGGGAGATACAGGTTACCTTTAACTTCACAAGTGCAAGGCTTTTACAGGTTTTTTTGAGTCTATGGTGGAAATTAGGCTAGGGTGCCCTATTTCTCCACTATTGTTCTCCGTTGCTATGGAAGGCCTATCCAAGTGCATGGAAGTTTTGTCGTAGGGGAGGGATTGATCTTTCTAATGCATATTCTGTTGTACCGGCATGGGTTCATTGATTTGTTTTTGATTGGAGCATCAAGCAGCGCAACCCGGTTCTTCTTGACTGAGCTCATAGCTTGCTTGTACATGGAGGGAGTTTGCTTTACCCAATTCTCTTTTTGATAACAAGGTAGAAATCCTCGACTGGACATTCATTAGTTTCGAATGAAGAATGAAGAATGAAGAGTGCCGAGTGTCCTGTCCAACAAGCAATGGCACTACTACAACAAAATGGGTGCGCTAGCCGATCGTAgaccaacaaaaaaacagaattagCGCGATGAGCAAAAACCGTTGCGCAGATGTTGGAGGGATTCTCAGCTCTCGATTGGATCTCGTCTTTCTTTGAATGTTGCCTCATTCTAGGCGGGGCTATTCTCCACACGGCGTTAGGATGAGGTAATCTCACGAACCATGTTCTCGGTGGTTTTCTTAACAAGTGTAGAAGTAGAATAGGGGTTGGGGCCTGGGGGACGGGTGGAAAGAATCTTTGTTGTTGAGGAGTGCTCTCCTTAATGTCATTTCTATTATGGAATTATACTAATATCTTTCATGGGGCTGAAGTTTTGTGACATGTGGCAATCCAAATCATTGCCTAAATTACATGGCATAAATAGGTCAGAGTAGAAAATTGTCCTAGTTAGACTAGTGGGTCCAAGAGATCTtctgttaaattttttttttggatgaatgataAATATATTCAACAAAACACATGGAttagaagaaggaaaatgaaCTATGTATCACCTATGGTATGATTTTCCCCGCCGTTATCTTtctaggtttttcttttttgacttCACAACCCCGTATGGAATCCACTGCCCCCTCTAAATTCCATGTGCATGGGTGGTGCTCAAGTCCAAAGGACCGTCCTTGTACGAGCGAGGACTTGAACCACACTCCCGCAAACACACACAACTATGCATTATTAGTCACTTGTCCTCCCCCCCAAACATCATTTTCTTTCTACTAAGGAAAGAATAAAGACAAACAATATGAGATGGGATCTCCCAATTATAGAACACCAAGAATGGATTATAGATGAACTACTACTAAGTATTATTCTTCCATCAATTAATCAGATTACAGATGAACTACTAAGTATTAATTACTTAATAgtatggcttttttttttcttctttctcatttATGGATTACAGATGAACTACAAAGTATTATTATCCTTCCATTAACTAATCAGATTACAGATGAACTACTGCTATGACTTATGGTGTGAccttttctccccccccccccccttctcatTCTCTTTGACTTCACAACCCTTAATTAAGCACACACAAAGATGCATTGTTAGTCAATAATCTCTGCTCTAAACATTGTTTCTTCCTATTAATTAAGGAAATGAAGACAAAACAATGAGGTCTTCCAATTATTCAACTTTACAGATGCACCCCCACACTCCTTTTTCTAGAGGCTAGTTTTGTCCCATCTTGTTTTTCTTACCACTCTTCCTACTTTTATGGGGGTTGTCTATATCAAATCATAAACACCAATCCATCACATCTTGCTCTATACATCACACAACATGCTTTTCTGTAGATCCTTTAGTAGTTCCATTCATCATCTCAAGGTCAAGGGTGGTagtttcatttacaaaactacccTTGTATCTGTACCATGTAGAGCAAAGCAGAAAGTAGCCAAAATTCAAGGTACCCATAACTGCAATCATGAAATAGAAGTAATCCAATCTACCCTTATTGAGATCTTCAGGTAACCAATTCCCAGTTGCAGCATTTGCTGTGGTGTGATGAACCACTGATATCAAGAAAGTAGAGAGATAACTAGATATTGCTAAgccacagaagaagaaagacccCGCTATGCTTCTCATATTCTCTGGGAACTGTTTATAGTAGAACTCAATTTGGCCAATTGAGTTAAATGCCTCAGCCAACCCTGCTAGTAAGAGTTGAGGTACCAACCAAAACGCCGACATCGACGAAACGGCACCGCCTCGTGCCGTTGTCGCACCTGGTAATGGACTGGTTAGGGCTAAAtgtctcctcttctcttctactaAACCAGAGACAAGCATTGAGAGTACAGAGAGTACAATTCCTACACCCATCCTTTGGAGCTGTGTAATACCACCTTCTTTCCCTGTGATACGGCGTAGGGAAGGGACTAATATACGGTCGTAGATTGGAATCCAGATGGTGAGAGCGAGAAACATGAAAACAACGAAAGATCCTGCGGGGACTTGAAAGTGATTGATGCTCTTGTCTGATTGAACGGCTTGGAAGACTCCGTAGGTTTGTTGTTGGACCATGGGCATGTAGTAGATAATGCTAGAAGCCCATACTGGAATTACTCTCATCACGCATTTTATCTCCTCCACTTGCTGCAAACTGCATAGCCTCCATGGGTCTGCAGCTGAGCCGTTTGGATTGACTCGGTCTTCCGGAGTCTTGATCGCGGCCTTGTCAAGGAACCTGGTCCATCACATTACATTTATCTTTCATTAATTTTGGTTCATCGAGATTCTCTAGATATATAATTAAGCTCTGATACTTAATTATTTGACAATAAAAAAATCTTGGTcggaggatctttatcccctgcaGTTCTCCAGTGTCCCTAACAAAGGGgtggcgcaatgaccaccctacccctacttGAACATTCTACCTggatgggatccacccccccttcttagaggcactggggaatTGGGCCTGGCAAGGAACTAGACGAGATAATTTTCTGAATCTTGGACTATTGGATTCTTCTGATTCAGGGCTTTTCGACCTGTAATGTTTAAGTTGGTGTGGGTCGTGATGCTTAGCCACATAATCTTACTCAGTTTagtcatagttggaaaattagGTTTAGACTTGGGAGTCAGGCGAGTCACTCGATTCGAGTAAGAAAAACATGAAATCTAGTAATGAGTCATGAAGAAGGTCCAGTTGTGCCTCTCTGATTGCCTCATGAAGGAGTATTGTATTGGGATATACATTGTggctggctctcctccagctgtggcaggagctggaggatctAGCATTCCAGTTCAGTAAAAACAGGGGggagggttggtcatttcatagggggctatgaaatgatccaaacacccctatttttgctggGCTGTATCCTCTGACTCCCGACACGACTGAAGGAAAACCGAATACAAAGTGGATTAGAAAGATGTGATGAAAAACAGGGTTGCTTTCAATCATAGCCTCACCCCATCTCActttgagaagaaaaagaaggaagatattaaaaaaagaaaagaaaagaaaaatcatgattcttccttcttcttcttcttctgcgaGTGCGATGGTGACtcaagtaataaaaaaatatgtattttaaaaaataattaaattcgTCGGAttcaaaacctggtttttcaACTATGGTCTCTCTATGTTTTTTAATAGGGTGAGTCGAATAAAAAAAACCCGATTTTACAACTATGTTGTTAAtaataatttaagaaaaaaCAACTAAATTAATTACCTCAAAACagtgatttttaaaaataaaatttagataTTATCATGTGATTATGAAGGAGGTAAGGttaattaattgtttttttacCTGAACTGATCGGTGTGAGGAAGTCTGGAATTGATGGAATTAGGAAGAATATGGTTGAAGAGTGAGACTTGAGGGTTTTGTGGTGACTTGAAGCTTCTCTTCTTGCTTGCAGCAACAAAAACTTGAATCGCCCCCATCACAGGGCTCCCTTGAGGTCTAACTTTCACATAAATTCTTGAACCCAAGAAGTAAAGTCCGCAGGATAAGAACATAAGACAAGTTGGTATAGCAAAACCCACTGGCCAGTTCTTGGATTGCACATACACTATAGCCGTCAACGATACCATCATCGCAAAAGTGAAGGTGAAGTAGTACCAATTAAAGAAACTATTAATTCCTTTCTTCCCTGACTCCGTTTCCGGATTAAACTGGTCCGCCCCGAAAGCGAGGTTACAAGGCCGGATACCACCCGCTCCGACAACTAAAAACCCGAACCCAACTAGCAAGAACATCAACTGCCAAGGCGTTGGTCCGACGCAGGCTCCGGCCCCGCAGTGTGGAGGGTGCAGTTGGGAGATTGCCGCCGTCAGCATTATAAGAAACATTCCCTTCACCATCAATATATCAAGATGTTaataatttatgaataataaatTGACTCGGGGTTGCAAGAACTCGGACGACCATGCCGAGCGAGTCAGCTGAGTTTGCATGTGAGTGTACGTGTGGGTATATTATATATTACCGTAAGGGAAGAGATGCAAGCGAAACCCAAGGTCTTATAACGTCCAAAATAAGCATCAGAGAGGAAAGCACCGACGAGAGGAGCTAAATTggtgctgccattgaagatatTGACAAGAGTTGCAGCTGAGACTTTCTCTAAATTGAATACTGTGGTTAGATAGACTGTTAGGTTTGAAGAAGTTCCGATGGTTCCGAGTTTCTCGAATGTCTCGTTTCCTGCAAATAATTTCATggaagaaaattaatgaattgGAAGTAAGAAGGGAGGAGTACGTGGGAAGTAAAAGTATAGAGTTTAGATTAGTTACCTATAATGAAGGGCATGGCTTTAACTCCTCTGTAGTTGTGCTTGGGTGGCTCAGTATCGTCTACAACAACTTTCTCTTTGTTCTCCATGacttgtgttcttcttcttcttcttcttctccctctactACTTGGATCTTatcctttgctgctgctgctgctgctgctctctgAGTCACATAAAAACAGTAATGCAGAAGAAAGAAGTGACATGAGTCTAATAATATAGTAGTAGAGATGAGTGAGACAGCTAAGAAACCCAagtaatcttcttcttttcttcgtTCGGTCGTCCTTCCCCATTGATAGTGACGTGATGCTTATTTGAGAGATTAATTTACATTGCTACgctttggatgccaagaaaagaaaagaaaggaaaaaaattctaaaaaattttaattacataaatctaagggtgtcaattgggtgGTTCGCTTTAGGGAAACTGAGTCCGTACCATTAAGGATTTTTCGATTTCGATTCGGTTTGTGTTATTGGGTTGGGTTTGTGTTGGTAAAGGTTTGAAAACCGGGTATGGAATGGTTTTCTGTAGGAATTAGGTAGGATTCTTAGGGTTTGGGGGTTGGGTTCTGGGTTTAGTTCGGTTCAGTCCTATTGGTCGGGCTCATCGGTGAACCATCAGTTTAGTCCGAACCAAAAAGTACTCATAACAACAAACTAAGTCCGACTGATAAAGGTTCGGTTTGAATTAAACTGGTTTGATCGGTTCAGTTTGGaatttaacacccttacatAAATCAATGATTGTGTTATCATTATTTTTATCctattatgttttttattttatttttcctgaaCACAAGCAGAGAATAGATTAATCAGAGAAGAGATCGACCAAATAATTGTCTTTCGGCCAAATTTGTTTTGGACTGGAGAAAGGACATACGAGTATTCAGCGCTTCTTATCCAGGTGGCCGACCTAAGTGTTGCAACAGCAAATCAATGGAGGTGTCATCAGCCAGTCTCAAGTTTCTTTGCTGACGGGTCGATACGGTGGGAATCTGGAATGGTGGATGGATGGCGTTGGACGATGTGACACTGTGGGAGAGGGGAATCCGGATTTTCTGCACGTACGAGTAGAGGATTTACTCTGACCACACGCTCCGTTCTTGACAAATGTCCGATCTGCTAAGTGACgtttggaaatttttttactACTACTCATGTTGCCTGAATGTTCTTGCTACCCGGGTTTGTAGTCAAAGAagtggaataattcacttcccctttaggttcacaaataccctcttaggttttaatatttttcaaaagaccTTTTTAGATTCTGTTTCTCTAGCAATGAACTGGGTAGTAGGAACATTCCTGCATTCCaaatagcaacaaaatttcaaCTCAATCCAATACCTTTCGACCAATAGATACACTTAACCAAGTTAGTGCTGTTCCAGATAAACCTTCACGAGTTTGGTTCCAAAGTCCATATGGAAATGCTAAAAGAAATATATGAAAATGCTGATCTCACAATGATAGTAAGTTGTGACCCGCACACCTTATAATTTgtcaaataaaatattattatttattttatggcaGAGAATTTTTCATGTCGTAAGAAGGGGGGAGGATAATCTCTCACGCTACACTAATGGCAAGGTAAGaaataatatcatctacatagtaTTTACattttcaagaaaaataaaataaaataataaattaaacacCGTATGATTATGGAACATTAGTAGTACTTTCACTAtctaggaattttttttcttccttttttatataacaaaatgaTAATCTCATAATGATTTGTGACCATCCCGTCCTATAACTTGTCAAATAGAATGCTATTTATTTTATAGGATCGAGAGAGTTCTCCATAATCCAATGGAAAGGGGAGGGGATTCACATACACCCCACCAATGACATATGAGAAACAATATCATTAATATAGGACCCACATTGACTTTGACTACATGGGAaacttttttccttattttatatGTTTAACTGAGTTTTGAGAATCATTGAAAACTAGGTTTTTCGATTAAACTCATCCTCCTCAAAACTTGATGTTTCGGGCAAGTTAAGCATAATATAAATGGATgatattgtttatttatattttttttcaccaaattttttttcttttaagtaaGATTAATAACTTAACAGACTCACTGGTAAGAAAAGCTCTATCGATAACGTGTATGATAGTATAACCTATTTCCAATCCATGATTACAGGAGTTATGTAATCGCATGAGTTTTCACGTTAGCTAATAAGGtgcttttacccaaaaaaaataaaataaatacatttaaattatataataataaaatttaaaaatattgaatttaaaaataaataaaggagagagagagaggtgtgatTAATTGGGGTATTGACTTGATGAGTGGTAGGAGGTGCAAAGGCCAATGCTTAGGTTTGAAAGTGGAGTGAGAGCTTGCAAGGGACAAAATGTAAAGATAGAAATGACCTCGCTTTGgtctaaaaaaatatccatTTGTGGGTTATCCTTGTGGTCAATGTTGGTTGGTAATTTACGCGTACGGTTCAACCAAGCTATCATATAAGAACCGACTTGGCCAGTCTCTAGAAATTTGGAGCAACGaattttcaaacttcaaagttaAGTCAAATCGGCAAGTGTTACAAAATTGGTCTTCAATTCTCATCCAATGATTCTTCAAAACGTGTTCTCACTTctcaagaaagagaaaaataaataaatgaattttAAGATCACTGGATGGACCACAAATCATAATAATATTCAATTCTAACCGTATTTTCTCAGCAAACAAAAAATAGACAAGGGTTCAACACTTGAATGGGTTCTACGTTTGGGTCATAATTAAGACTCATTTATCTCATAGAAGATTCGTGCACGTTTCTAAATTAGGTAGCAATAATACAAGAAGTCTCCCTATTATAACATTAGAACTAAAATAGAACTTATTTTAAAAAGCTAACCATTGTCTATTATTACATTAGAACTAAAAtagaatttattttaaaaagctAACCATTGTGGAGGGGGTGTCGAAATCCTTATAAATGTTTGGGCCAATTTGGATCTTTTACTGTCGAGTTGCCCGGTAGGACCCtattgccaagacacagcaagacggtaaatgaccgccttaccttcactcgggcaaggcacttaggtaggggtaaggcgatcactCCCCACCTtgttgtgtcttggcagtagagTCTTGGCGGGTAGCTCGACAGTAGAGAATCTGAATCCTCGTATCAGACTATTCACATCTGATAATGAAATATTTACTTTAATTACTTTCGTATGAAACCCCAACACATTAATGTTAGGGATCTGGGTAGAACTTTCAAAAGTTTGCCTTTAGGGAGAGGTGCTCAGTACCCATTAACTCACCCACAATCCTATTCATATCCGATGAAACCCCAACACATTAATGTTAGAGATTTGGATGGatagaactcatcctcaaaacCTACTATTTTTTCACCTACCGCATGAAATCCCAACAATCTACCCCTCCATACGGGAGCTACCAAGATCTTCCCAATCTCCCCTTCCACATAGGAGTATCTCGAGATCACCATCGAATTCCCATGTCttggtttttttcaaatttggtcCTGCCACAACCTTGATTCTGATACCACTTATTAGGGATTTGGATAGAACTCATCCTACAAAACTAGCCTTTAAACCCACCTACATACATCTCATTTCATATTCGATGTAAATCAATTTTTCCGCCGACCGCGTGAAACCACAACAATTACTATAAGAAGACTAGTGTGTGGTTTCAAGTGTTTCATCCAAAGTTTTCTGTCTTTTGATTGATCACATTAATATTTTTGTCGTCCTTTCATGTTTTCCTCCCCTCTGGTCCACTGATAAGAAGATTCGATGTGTTGGTGATCGGTTGTTAATGGGTGGCAATTTGGAAGAAGAcagaaattttctctctttttgtctCCTTATAATTTAGAGGCTGGTCAAGAGTCCATACCTACTTAAGGCAAGTTCAGCATTCATATTCATATGAAAGTAATGGGTGGTTTAGGATCTTTTCTTACTTCAAAAGTGATTAGCTTTAAATTGCATTAAATTCAGGAAAAGATACATTTTACGATGGATAATGAAACCTGATTAGCCAACTTGAAACTGAGtacattttattaaaatttagaAATGGGGCCGACTTTGGCAGTTAATCAAATCCTACTTGTCTTTCGGTTAGATCTCCTGTTCCTCTCCTAAATTAATTaggcattttttttgggtaaactcCAAAATTAATTAGGCTTTATAGGTTGAAGGTTAAAACCGGCTAGATTTCAATCCAAAAGCTCGGACCAATTGGTATATGAAGGCATCCAAGGTCTCAAACTTAATTGGTGTCAAATTGTTCCTAACGCTCTCCTGAAGTGTATTATACAGATGGAGAGATTATACACGTGGAAAGATACACagtgctctaataccatgttagatTTTTccacaaaaattcaaatttttcgaAGGAAGGATGAATAGGTATATAAAAACATCTAAAGTTCTAAACTTAATCAATGTAGGATCTAATCTCAATGAGCTAATCTCACATGACTAGATAACCCTGAAAAGGTTTTCCTAGACAGCAAATATATATGCCATTAGGTAACTTAGATGGATCAAAATTTTGTGGACATTTATACTCCAAGATTCCTTCACATGTTGTATTCCTTcgcatgtcaagtttcaacccaaaatgAGTTTGTCAGGTAATAAAATAAAGCATAGAAAATTCACGACTACACAGAAAAAATGCATGGAAAGGTATTCCTAAATATCCAACGGCTGAAATTTCCATATTGCTCTTCCACATGGCATAAATGAAGTGTGCCATTAAATTTAGTATCGATGCCCTTGATTGTCATATCAAAATGATCTTTTTGTATTAATAAACTTTAAAATTGGGACTATTGGAGTATTAGTGACGGATCCAGTCCTCTTATCATGCAGCACGTGTAAAGTTATGCTTACGCATGGTTCATGCATCACAGTAtcttaaattttcttttatgtttttaataattttttggtaCGACTTTATGTATTTAATTACTTGCAAGTAACAACGGTCTCtttacttaccaaaaaaaaaacaacggTCTCTTTTGGTAACTAAGCACCACTAATTGGGTATGGAAAAAATTAGAGGGGAAGAGCTGTGGGGGGAGCACCGGAGCATGGTCCCTTGTGTGCgtgtggggccaatgagagcacgcacGAAAGCATTAACACGGCAAGCATTTCCGCCTTTCATaagaggtggcatggtcatctTGCCTCCtctatgtctgggcacaaggGCCACGCTCCTCCCCCATAGAgctctttttcccaaaaattagtGTCTAAAATATGATGTGAAACACCATATCAATTTCTAATATTGTACGGTACTGAAATTCAGACTCTCCCCAACACGGCCCATCTTGATTTGAAAAGGGGCTAAACAAATATCTAGTTCCTTGGGCCAGGCTAGGGCTGAGCCTACATCGTATGCATAGGTTATAGTTGTTGAGATTTCACAGCCCAAGGTTGAAATGGGCCAAGCTGGATTGGACTGGCACCAACCAGGCAAGAATTGGTTACAACTACTCTTTGTTCTTAATTTCACAGCCCAAGGTTGAAGTAACATCTACAGCTTTTTTGAATAATAAACTCCAAAAAATAATAGATTCGGAAAATGTGATATATATATGACATTATCCTCGGGGTGTAACTCAGGGTAGGGGTTGGTCAAATGGTTAATTACAGTAGAGGCAAGCCCAAGGCCCAGTC
The nucleotide sequence above comes from Telopea speciosissima isolate NSW1024214 ecotype Mountain lineage chromosome 3, Tspe_v1, whole genome shotgun sequence. Encoded proteins:
- the LOC122656687 gene encoding protein NRT1/ PTR FAMILY 2.10-like gives rise to the protein MENKEKVVVDDTEPPKHNYRGVKAMPFIIGNETFEKLGTIGTSSNLTVYLTTVFNLEKVSAATLVNIFNGSTNLAPLVGAFLSDAYFGRYKTLGFACISSLTGMFLIMLTAAISQLHPPHCGAGACVGPTPWQLMFLLVGFGFLVVGAGGIRPCNLAFGADQFNPETESGKKGINSFFNWYYFTFTFAMMVSLTAIVYVQSKNWPVGFAIPTCLMFLSCGLYFLGSRIYVKVRPQGSPVMGAIQVFVAASKKRSFKSPQNPQVSLFNHILPNSINSRLPHTDQFRFLDKAAIKTPEDRVNPNGSAADPWRLCSLQQVEEIKCVMRVIPVWASSIIYYMPMVQQQTYGVFQAVQSDKSINHFQVPAGSFVVFMFLALTIWIPIYDRILVPSLRRITGKEGGITQLQRMGVGIVLSVLSMLVSGLVEEKRRHLALTSPLPGATTARGGAVSSMSAFWLVPQLLLAGLAEAFNSIGQIEFYYKQFPENMRSIAGSFFFCGLAISSYLSTFLISVVHHTTANAATGNWLPEDLNKGRLDYFYFMIAVMGTLNFGYFLLCSTWYRYKGSFVNETTTLDLEMMNGTTKGSTEKHVV